From a region of the Marinomonas mediterranea MMB-1 genome:
- the hrpA gene encoding ATP-dependent RNA helicase HrpA translates to MAKDRHAIQRKIDTISKRSSENSPTDKLQNELNNLIERSRRMFEEREASMPDIKYDESLPVAAKAKDIVKAIEENQVVIIAGETGSGKTTQLPKMCLQAGRGIAGQIGHTQPRRIAARSVAERISEELNVELGTAVGYQVRFTDESQETTLVKLMTDGILLAEIQQDKFLQKYDTIIIDEAHERSLNIDFLLGYLKRVLKSRPDLKIIVTSATIDVERFSKHFSDAPVFEVSGRTYPVEIRYQPLLSKSDYEELDEDQSMEQGICDAVAMLIEEERQSGYRGAGDILVFLPGEREIRETAEQLRRAEFRNTEVLPLYARLSSAEQQRVFKPHGGRRIVLSTNVAETSLTVPGIRYVIDPGLARISRYSVRSKVQQLPIEKISQASANQRAGRCGRVADGICIRLYEESDFINRPEFTDPEIFRTNLASVILQMANLRLGAVEKFPFVEMPDRRLINDGYQALKELGAIKNERLTQIGKQLAKLPIDPKLGRMIIAANTMGTLKEIAVIVSALSIQDPRERPQDKKTQSDQAHAVDKDQDSDFIVLLNLWDRFEDQRQALSQNQLRQFCRKQFLNFLRMREWRDIHRQIMIACKQLGFKETNRDERDYESIHKSLLAGLFTQVANKLEDSKEMLGCRSRKLAVFPGSMLFKKPPQWIMAAELVETSKLYARMVAKIDPKWIEEYSAPFVKRQYFDPRFERNQGRVMANEQVALYGLVIVPKRRVDYGHVNPEDARDVFIRQALVERELRSKAMFYRHNNKLMDEIESQEAKLRKRDILVDDETVYQFYHENLPENIRNQKGIEFFAKESPNALLMSKEYLVNQSVTVDEYAFPDSYLLNGVPLPIDYQFEPGKAKDGATLKVPVGLLRQLSLDDLGWAVPGYIKERSEALIRALPKVLRRRFVPIPQFVDRIYPNLSKEKGALLEQLSLQIKRETLIDIPLNEWAEEKLDAHLTLNLEVVDERGKVIGEGKNLAELQDKFAALVDQSFAKFGTKKHEQVGLTHWPDQDVPERKEIKQAGISVTAFPALVNADDTGEVSLKMFDDEQTAIEEHRKGVIALLRLTLNKEVKYLQKNLPHVRESLLIFSPIGKKEMLLDDLINAILDKVFIDGKRLPRTKAEFEATLSDNKAGLILTANTMAEQLYKVLSSYQKVAKKMKGNIPLPWTRVYGDISTQLKCLIYPGFIGATPLFWMSQLPRYFKGIEVRLERFQNHLNKENALVGQLEGLWSQYDQQKQAHIKKGIYDPELTKYRWMLEEYRISLFAQTVGTLEPISDKRLNKQWQLVKKLV, encoded by the coding sequence TGAAGCGTCGATGCCTGACATTAAATACGACGAGTCGTTGCCGGTTGCAGCAAAAGCCAAGGATATTGTTAAAGCCATTGAAGAGAATCAAGTGGTTATTATTGCAGGCGAAACCGGATCTGGTAAAACAACACAGCTGCCGAAAATGTGTTTGCAAGCAGGTCGAGGCATTGCGGGTCAAATAGGGCACACTCAACCTAGACGAATTGCCGCACGAAGCGTGGCAGAGCGTATTTCTGAAGAACTCAATGTTGAACTTGGCACCGCCGTGGGTTATCAAGTCCGTTTTACTGATGAAAGTCAGGAAACAACGCTGGTTAAACTGATGACCGACGGGATCTTATTGGCTGAGATCCAACAAGATAAATTTCTTCAAAAGTACGACACTATCATTATTGATGAGGCGCATGAACGAAGCCTAAACATAGACTTCCTTTTAGGGTACCTAAAGCGCGTTCTTAAATCGCGACCAGACCTTAAAATCATTGTGACCTCAGCAACGATTGACGTGGAACGTTTCTCGAAGCATTTTAGTGATGCACCGGTTTTTGAAGTCTCGGGCAGAACATACCCTGTTGAAATTCGCTATCAACCGTTACTCAGTAAATCGGACTACGAAGAGCTGGACGAAGATCAAAGCATGGAACAAGGTATATGCGATGCCGTTGCTATGTTGATCGAAGAAGAAAGGCAATCAGGTTATCGAGGCGCAGGCGACATACTTGTGTTCTTACCTGGTGAGCGTGAGATACGAGAAACGGCTGAACAGTTAAGGCGCGCAGAGTTTAGAAATACCGAAGTGCTACCATTGTATGCTCGCTTATCCAGTGCTGAGCAGCAGAGAGTCTTCAAACCTCACGGTGGTCGTCGTATTGTCTTATCAACGAACGTTGCGGAGACCTCATTAACGGTACCTGGTATACGTTATGTGATTGACCCAGGTTTAGCGCGAATCAGCCGCTACAGTGTTCGGTCAAAGGTACAGCAATTACCGATTGAAAAAATCAGCCAAGCAAGCGCAAACCAACGAGCGGGACGCTGTGGTCGTGTCGCGGATGGTATCTGTATCCGATTATACGAAGAGTCTGACTTTATCAATCGGCCCGAATTTACAGATCCAGAAATTTTTCGTACAAACCTCGCGTCCGTTATATTGCAGATGGCCAACCTCCGCCTCGGCGCAGTGGAGAAATTCCCTTTTGTTGAAATGCCAGATAGACGCCTGATCAATGACGGTTATCAAGCGTTAAAAGAACTCGGTGCCATAAAGAATGAGCGTTTGACTCAGATTGGTAAACAGCTCGCAAAACTGCCGATCGACCCGAAACTTGGTCGAATGATCATTGCTGCAAATACGATGGGAACGCTCAAAGAAATCGCGGTGATCGTAAGTGCACTGTCCATTCAAGACCCGCGCGAGCGTCCGCAAGACAAAAAGACTCAATCTGATCAAGCGCATGCCGTCGACAAAGATCAAGATTCAGATTTTATCGTGTTGCTTAATTTATGGGACAGATTTGAAGACCAAAGACAGGCGCTCTCTCAGAACCAACTGCGTCAGTTTTGTCGTAAGCAGTTTCTTAACTTTTTACGAATGCGCGAATGGCGCGATATCCATAGACAAATAATGATCGCGTGCAAACAGCTCGGATTTAAAGAAACGAATAGAGATGAGCGAGACTACGAATCGATTCACAAATCGCTATTGGCAGGGTTATTCACTCAAGTCGCGAATAAGCTAGAAGACAGCAAAGAGATGCTGGGTTGTCGTTCCCGTAAATTGGCGGTTTTTCCAGGCTCGATGTTATTTAAAAAGCCTCCTCAATGGATAATGGCTGCGGAGCTGGTGGAAACCTCCAAACTCTACGCCCGTATGGTGGCAAAGATTGATCCTAAATGGATCGAAGAATACTCCGCCCCGTTTGTTAAAAGACAGTACTTCGATCCGCGCTTTGAGCGCAATCAAGGTCGAGTGATGGCAAACGAACAAGTTGCATTGTATGGTCTTGTGATTGTGCCAAAACGCCGAGTAGATTATGGGCATGTTAACCCAGAAGATGCGCGTGACGTGTTTATTAGGCAGGCATTGGTCGAGCGCGAGCTGCGTTCGAAAGCCATGTTCTATCGCCACAATAATAAATTGATGGATGAGATCGAGAGCCAGGAAGCAAAGCTAAGAAAACGCGACATCTTAGTTGATGATGAAACGGTCTATCAGTTCTATCACGAAAATTTACCGGAGAATATCCGCAACCAAAAAGGCATCGAATTTTTCGCTAAAGAGTCGCCTAACGCGCTGCTGATGAGCAAAGAATACCTTGTTAATCAGTCTGTGACGGTAGACGAATATGCCTTTCCAGACAGTTATTTGCTAAATGGCGTCCCGCTGCCGATTGATTATCAATTTGAGCCGGGCAAAGCCAAAGATGGTGCGACACTTAAAGTGCCTGTTGGCCTACTAAGGCAGCTTAGCCTTGATGATTTAGGTTGGGCCGTGCCTGGTTATATTAAAGAGCGCAGCGAAGCGCTGATTCGTGCTCTGCCTAAAGTATTGAGAAGGCGCTTTGTGCCTATCCCGCAGTTTGTGGACCGAATCTACCCCAATTTGTCGAAAGAAAAAGGAGCGTTGTTGGAGCAGTTAAGTCTCCAAATTAAACGTGAAACCTTGATCGATATTCCTTTAAACGAATGGGCTGAAGAAAAACTTGATGCGCACCTTACGCTTAACCTCGAAGTTGTAGACGAAAGAGGAAAAGTCATCGGCGAGGGGAAAAATCTAGCGGAGCTTCAGGACAAGTTTGCGGCGCTAGTGGATCAGAGTTTTGCTAAGTTTGGTACGAAAAAACACGAGCAAGTTGGACTAACGCATTGGCCAGATCAAGACGTACCTGAACGCAAGGAGATCAAGCAAGCCGGAATTTCTGTCACGGCATTTCCAGCGTTGGTAAACGCGGATGACACTGGCGAAGTGTCGCTGAAAATGTTCGATGATGAGCAAACTGCGATAGAAGAGCACAGAAAAGGTGTGATTGCTCTGCTAAGATTGACATTAAATAAAGAGGTGAAGTATTTACAGAAAAACTTACCTCACGTTCGTGAATCTCTGCTGATTTTTTCTCCGATTGGAAAAAAAGAGATGCTACTTGATGACCTAATCAATGCGATACTCGATAAAGTGTTTATCGATGGTAAGCGTTTGCCACGGACAAAAGCGGAATTTGAAGCAACATTAAGCGATAATAAAGCAGGGCTTATTCTCACAGCAAATACCATGGCAGAGCAGCTGTATAAGGTGCTTAGTTCGTATCAAAAAGTCGCGAAGAAAATGAAAGGCAACATACCTTTGCCTTGGACGAGAGTCTATGGAGACATTAGCACGCAACTAAAATGCCTGATTTACCCGGGATTTATAGGTGCGACACCATTATTTTGGATGTCGCAGTTGCCTCGCTATTTTAAAGGAATTGAAGTGCGACTAGAGCGCTTTCAGAACCACCTAAACAAAGAAAATGCGCTCGTAGGACAGCTCGAAGGGCTTTGGTCTCAATATGATCAACAAAAACAAGCGCATATCAAAAAGGGAATTTATGATCCAGAACTAACGAAATACCGTTGGATGTTAGAAGAATATAGGATTTCATTGTTTGCGCAGACGGTCGGTACACTCGAACCCATATCCGATAAACGTTTGAATAAACAATGGCAGCTGGTTAAAAAACTTGTATAG
- a CDS encoding MlaA family lipoprotein, with protein MLLVNVKKVLLIVGLSIGASISSAETAPEDPWEGYNRTMSSFNDTLDKYALKPLAEGYDYVTPSPVQRGVGNFFNNLGEVGNITNNLLQGKWDETAASTFRFLINSTAGFLGIFDVASEMGLKREPEDFGQTLGYWGVGSGPYLVLPFLGPSTVRDATGTAVDYFNYDPIELLDPTTNEYWSAKALEIVQIRSKLLSSERLIFGDRYSFIRDVYLQSRNAAIYDGEVGGQPAKVSNEEEGSWDEESDDSWGEDDSWGDDDSWGDESSWGDEEFGDEEAVN; from the coding sequence ATGTTGTTGGTAAATGTGAAAAAAGTACTGTTGATCGTGGGACTTTCGATAGGAGCTTCTATTTCAAGCGCTGAAACAGCGCCAGAAGACCCGTGGGAAGGTTATAACCGGACGATGTCGAGTTTTAACGATACGCTTGATAAGTACGCCTTGAAGCCTTTGGCTGAAGGGTACGATTACGTTACCCCAAGCCCAGTTCAACGAGGTGTCGGCAACTTTTTTAACAACCTAGGTGAAGTTGGCAATATCACGAACAACCTTCTGCAAGGAAAATGGGATGAAACGGCGGCGTCAACGTTTCGTTTCCTGATCAACAGCACGGCAGGCTTTTTAGGGATTTTTGACGTCGCCAGTGAAATGGGACTAAAGCGTGAACCCGAAGATTTTGGTCAGACATTAGGGTATTGGGGCGTTGGATCAGGGCCTTACCTTGTTTTGCCTTTTTTAGGGCCATCGACGGTAAGAGATGCGACAGGTACAGCGGTCGATTATTTCAACTATGATCCAATTGAGCTTTTAGACCCGACGACGAACGAATATTGGTCAGCAAAGGCGCTTGAAATCGTTCAAATTCGATCAAAACTGTTGTCGTCCGAGCGTTTGATTTTCGGAGACCGATACAGCTTTATTCGGGATGTTTACCTACAGTCCAGAAACGCCGCTATTTACGACGGCGAAGTCGGCGGTCAACCTGCAAAAGTTAGTAATGAGGAAGAGGGAAGTTGGGACGAAGAGTCTGATGACAGTTGGGGAGAGGACGATAGCTGGGGTGACGATGACAGTTGGGGAGATGAAAGTAGCTGGGGCGACGAGGAGTTTGGTGACGAAGAGGCTGTAAATTAA